The following proteins come from a genomic window of Dongia rigui:
- a CDS encoding DeoR/GlpR family DNA-binding transcription regulator translates to MAKDLEVLSDLRLNSRQARIMEVLRRDQLLAVTQLAEALDVSGETIRRDLRLLSAKGLVEKSHGNVRWRDRSEDQPLQRRMLDNMAAKQAIAAAIANEISDGESVFLDTGSTNTYVAQALKGRRNLTVVTNSASIAQHLSTGQGNKVYLAGGELRADDSAAFGPAAILFLQQFMVKTAIISASGLDISLGVMDDHLCEAEVSRSLVGHAERMIVGADHSKFGRRCLVAALGFDAVDLLVTDQRPTGPLAEALERNDVEILVVDPAA, encoded by the coding sequence ATGGCAAAAGATCTCGAAGTTCTCTCCGATCTCCGGCTCAACAGCCGGCAGGCACGCATCATGGAAGTGTTGCGGCGCGACCAATTGCTGGCGGTGACGCAGCTTGCCGAGGCGCTGGATGTCTCCGGTGAGACGATCCGGCGCGACCTCCGCCTGCTGTCGGCCAAGGGTCTGGTCGAGAAGAGCCACGGCAATGTGCGCTGGCGCGATCGCAGCGAAGATCAGCCGCTGCAGCGGCGCATGCTTGACAACATGGCCGCCAAACAGGCGATCGCCGCGGCCATCGCCAATGAGATCAGCGACGGGGAATCGGTCTTTCTCGACACCGGCTCGACCAACACATATGTGGCGCAGGCCCTGAAGGGGCGGCGCAATCTGACGGTGGTGACGAATTCCGCGTCGATCGCGCAGCATCTCAGCACGGGGCAGGGGAACAAGGTCTATCTGGCCGGCGGCGAATTGCGTGCCGATGACAGCGCCGCCTTCGGCCCGGCCGCCATTCTCTTCCTGCAGCAATTCATGGTGAAGACGGCGATCATCAGCGCCTCCGGCCTCGATATCAGTCTCGGCGTCATGGACGACCATCTCTGTGAGGCGGAGGTCTCGCGCTCACTGGTCGGCCATGCCGAGCGCATGATCGTCGGCGCCGATCACAGCAAATTCGGGCGTCGGTGCCTGGTAGCGGCACTTGGCTTCGATGCCGTCGACCTCCTGGTGACGGACCAGCGGCCGACCGGGCCGCTCGCCGAGGCGCTGGAGCGGAACGACGTTGAAATCCTGGTCGTCGATCCGGCGGCCTGA
- a CDS encoding ABC transporter permease, which produces MSVETAAFEGDDRRTPWPLIWLGFLIAVVALWLLKDSLAPLVKYPDKLEVNFAKWIGLAAKWLVANIQFLTRGLAAVLDVPLDSMIAILAKGILAPNDAVIVPRLSWVGIIGAVTLLGYAYGGMRTALTVFVCFIYIALFGQWKGAMLTLASVIVCVPIAVVLGLLFGILAFRHERLAVWVVQPSLDLMQTMPSFAYLVPVLLLFGSGPVPALVATVIFAVPPMVRATVLALRSVPEEVMDFGNMAGCSPRQKMWRIMIPSSRSLLMVGVNQVIMMTLNMVIIASMIGAGGLGYDVLLALRQGDIGRGTVAGMAIVAIAISLDRISQAAAQRQASPVSSGSTFLARHPYLAGGVAWLLVTTVLGTFISAFSEVPKALVLTLGDSLNEIVKWININFFDSIEAVRTWLLLNVMNPVKQGLLAAPWIAILAGLVLAGYQLGGRKLAVLVGVLIAFILVAGQWEKAMISVYLCAISAIIAAMIGIPIGAWASRSDWGNRVATIAVDTLQTLPTFVYLIPVVMLFRVGDVTAMIAIVFFAVTPAIRYTAHGLRNVSPQVIEAARAMGSTPRQILWRVQMPLALPEIMLGINQVILLSLSMLVITALVGTRDLGQEVYIALTKADPGRGIVAGLCVAFLGIVLDRLAAAGARRARARLGLLDINAQH; this is translated from the coding sequence ATGAGTGTCGAGACGGCAGCATTTGAGGGAGACGATCGGCGGACGCCCTGGCCGCTGATCTGGCTCGGCTTCCTCATCGCCGTCGTCGCGCTGTGGCTCTTGAAAGACAGTCTGGCCCCGCTGGTCAAGTATCCAGATAAGCTCGAGGTCAACTTTGCCAAATGGATCGGCCTTGCAGCGAAATGGCTGGTGGCAAACATCCAGTTCCTGACGCGTGGGCTGGCGGCGGTTCTCGACGTGCCGCTCGATAGCATGATCGCTATTCTCGCCAAGGGTATCCTGGCGCCCAATGATGCTGTCATTGTGCCGCGCCTGTCCTGGGTGGGGATCATCGGTGCCGTGACGCTCCTTGGCTACGCCTATGGCGGCATGCGAACGGCGCTCACGGTCTTCGTGTGCTTCATCTACATCGCCCTATTCGGGCAATGGAAGGGTGCCATGCTGACGCTGGCCTCGGTCATTGTCTGCGTGCCCATCGCTGTCGTCCTGGGTCTCCTCTTCGGCATCCTGGCGTTTCGCCATGAACGGCTGGCCGTCTGGGTGGTGCAGCCATCGCTCGACCTCATGCAGACGATGCCGTCCTTTGCCTATCTGGTGCCGGTCCTGCTGCTGTTCGGGTCGGGGCCGGTCCCGGCGCTGGTCGCCACCGTCATCTTTGCCGTGCCGCCGATGGTACGGGCGACGGTGTTGGCCTTGCGATCGGTGCCGGAAGAAGTCATGGATTTCGGCAACATGGCCGGATGTTCGCCGCGCCAGAAGATGTGGCGCATTATGATCCCCAGTTCCCGGTCGCTGCTGATGGTCGGTGTCAACCAGGTCATCATGATGACACTCAACATGGTCATCATCGCCTCGATGATCGGGGCAGGTGGATTGGGTTACGACGTCCTGCTGGCGCTGCGGCAGGGCGATATCGGTCGTGGTACGGTTGCCGGCATGGCGATCGTCGCGATTGCCATAAGCCTCGACCGTATCAGCCAGGCAGCCGCGCAGCGGCAGGCCAGCCCAGTTTCGTCCGGCAGCACCTTCCTGGCGCGCCACCCATATTTGGCGGGCGGCGTCGCCTGGCTGCTCGTGACGACTGTGCTCGGCACGTTCATTTCCGCCTTCTCGGAAGTGCCCAAGGCGCTGGTGTTGACATTGGGTGATTCCCTCAACGAGATCGTCAAGTGGATCAACATCAACTTCTTCGATTCTATCGAAGCTGTCCGGACCTGGCTGTTGCTGAACGTTATGAACCCGGTGAAGCAGGGCCTCCTGGCCGCCCCTTGGATTGCCATCCTTGCTGGCCTGGTTCTTGCCGGCTATCAGCTCGGCGGTCGCAAGCTGGCCGTTCTGGTTGGTGTGCTCATTGCTTTCATCCTGGTTGCCGGCCAGTGGGAAAAGGCCATGATCTCGGTCTACCTTTGCGCCATTTCCGCGATCATCGCGGCAATGATCGGCATTCCGATCGGTGCCTGGGCGTCGCGCAGCGACTGGGGTAACCGCGTCGCCACCATTGCCGTCGACACGCTGCAGACACTGCCGACCTTCGTCTACCTGATTCCGGTGGTGATGCTGTTCCGCGTGGGCGATGTGACCGCCATGATCGCGATCGTGTTTTTCGCGGTGACGCCCGCCATCCGCTATACCGCCCATGGCCTGCGCAACGTCTCCCCGCAAGTGATCGAGGCGGCCCGTGCAATGGGCTCGACACCGCGGCAGATTCTCTGGCGTGTGCAGATGCCGCTCGCTTTGCCCGAGATCATGCTGGGTATCAATCAGGTCATCCTGCTGTCGCTCAGCATGTTGGTCATCACCGCCCTGGTGGGGACGCGCGACCTGGGGCAGGAAGTCTATATCGCCCTAACCAAAGCCGATCCGGGACGTGGGATTGTCGCCGGCTTGTGCGTTGCTTTTCTCGGCATCGTCCTCGATCGGCTCGCCGCCGCCGGGGCCAGGCGCGCCCGCGCCCGGCTCGGCCTTCTCGATATCAACGCCCAACATTAG
- a CDS encoding quaternary amine ABC transporter ATP-binding protein: MDAPSVAQDLNEARLGGVKLSCRNVWKLFGADTERRFDAAQLADLGAAELAARGQMAAVRDVTLDVRAGEIFVLMGLSGSGKSTLLRCLSRLIEPSAGVVMFEDQNLLDASPAQMIEIRRHKMGMVFQHFALLPHLTVIDNVAFPLSLQKVGKAERQQRARDVLELVGLKGKELSFPRQLSGGQQQRVGIARSLAANPELWFLDEPFSALDPLIRREMQAELQRLQNVLKKTIVFVTHDFDEAIRLADRIAIMKDGAVVQLGTPEDLVLNPATDYVAEFTGDVDRAKVVSAGRIMRPWSGVAVAGEVNARDKIVDIAPRVIGAGQPFAVRVDGAVVGEIDPEMVLAILLARGSKP; this comes from the coding sequence ATGGATGCGCCCAGCGTCGCGCAAGATTTGAACGAAGCACGGCTTGGCGGCGTAAAGCTCTCCTGCCGCAACGTGTGGAAGCTGTTCGGTGCCGATACCGAGCGAAGGTTCGACGCCGCCCAGCTCGCCGACCTCGGTGCCGCCGAACTCGCTGCCCGCGGACAGATGGCCGCCGTCCGCGATGTCACGCTTGATGTGCGCGCGGGCGAGATTTTCGTCCTCATGGGTCTCTCTGGTTCCGGCAAATCCACCTTGCTTCGCTGCCTGTCGCGCCTCATCGAGCCCAGTGCCGGCGTGGTTATGTTCGAGGATCAGAACCTCCTCGACGCCAGCCCCGCGCAGATGATCGAGATCCGCCGGCACAAGATGGGCATGGTGTTCCAGCATTTCGCCTTGCTGCCGCACCTCACCGTCATCGACAATGTCGCCTTCCCGCTGTCGCTGCAGAAGGTCGGCAAGGCCGAGCGCCAGCAGCGCGCCCGCGACGTTCTGGAACTTGTCGGCCTCAAGGGCAAGGAACTGAGTTTCCCGCGCCAGTTGTCCGGTGGCCAGCAACAGCGTGTCGGCATTGCCAGGTCGCTGGCGGCCAATCCCGAACTGTGGTTCCTTGACGAACCGTTTTCCGCGCTCGATCCGCTCATCCGCCGGGAAATGCAGGCAGAGCTGCAGCGCCTGCAAAATGTGCTCAAGAAGACCATCGTCTTCGTGACACATGATTTCGACGAGGCCATTCGCCTTGCCGATCGTATCGCCATCATGAAAGACGGTGCCGTGGTCCAGCTCGGCACACCTGAGGACCTGGTGCTCAATCCCGCGACCGATTACGTCGCCGAATTCACGGGTGACGTCGACCGCGCCAAGGTCGTGAGCGCCGGCCGCATCATGCGCCCATGGAGTGGGGTGGCGGTCGCTGGCGAGGTGAACGCCCGCGACAAGATCGTCGACATCGCGCCAAGGGTCATCGGCGCCGGTCAGCCGTTCGCCGTGCGTGTCGATGGCGCCGTGGTGGGCGAGATCGACCCGGAAATGGTCCTGGCGATTCTGCTCGCGCGTGGATCGAAGCCATGA